Proteins encoded together in one Anopheles darlingi chromosome 3, idAnoDarlMG_H_01, whole genome shotgun sequence window:
- the LOC125957129 gene encoding tachykinin-like peptides receptor 99D → MDWNGGGGGGSAAETTNSTVDLLVTTGSALLSTLATPYDATQATTMATGTVGTLSPSGDVAIATIAQHFHGNIPWSAELLTFLRQTSTTISSSSSSSSSSAIMLPSASSASGSSGISSEAVTNFSTFLSNITLRALTASSGGGGVGGAGGTGTTSSDFTANLSRRFPHHPFFSSFFNDSATEACPSIQMPVGNTISMILYALVAIVGLFGNTLVIYVVMRFSKMQTVTNMYILNLAIADQCFLIGIPFLITTMYLGEWTFGNGMCKAYMVSTSITQFTSSIFLFIMSADRYIAVCHPISSPRFRTPLVSKVVSALAWTASVLIMLPVMLYANTIHREKNKMSCNIMWPSETGANSGTTFTLYSLILGFAIPLSLILMFYYLVIRKLRTVGPKSKSKEKKRSHRKVTKLVLTVITVYVLCWLPYWISQVALINSPPDICKSRLEITVFVLVSWLGYSNSAMNPILYAFLSDNFKKSFLKACTCAKGKEINAQLQIENSFFPRFARNRGSERGNSTKVLPASNNRQQSRPVGGGGGGDSGQQQLLPHHQTSQQPQQQSGHLKPSNDTNMMPHNNNNNNSSSNGTNTSSRGGSNGRNGMSYSTASIMPCTTFDQPSSAQASSTAPSTSVTTIQSSSSSVRRPSATDAQRSPSPVPVPLASRGMDGRPPVLHTDL, encoded by the coding sequence ATGGACTGgaatggaggtggtggtggtggtagtgcggcTGAAACCACAAATAGTACCGTCGATCTGTTAGTGACTACCGGTTCCGCTCTCCTATCGACACTGGCAACGCCATACGACGCAACACAAGCTACTACGATGGCGACTGGTACAGTGGGCACACTGTCGCCTTCAGGGGACGTGGCGATAGCAACCATCGCCCAGCATTTCCATGGTAACATACCGTGGTCAGCGGAGCTACTGACGTTTCTCCGCCAAACCTCCACCAcgatctcgtcgtcgtcatcgtcgtcgtcgtcgtccgccatCATGCTACCGTCCGCTTCGTCGGCCTCCGGCAGTAGCGGCATCAGCAGCGAAGCGGTAACCAACTTCTCGACCTTTCTCAGCAACATTACGCTCCGGGCACTGACGGCttcatccggtggtggtggtgttggtggcgctggtggaacCGGGACCACTTCCAGCGACTTTACCGCCAATCTGTCACGCCGCTTCCCGCATCATCCGTttttcagcagcttcttcaATGATTCGGCGACCGAGGCTTGCCCATCGATACAGATGCCGGTGGGGAATACGATCTCGATGATACTGTACGCgctggtggccatcgtcggGCTGTTCGGTAACACGCTCGTCATCTACGTGGTGATGCGGTTTTCGAAGATGCAAACCGTTACGAATATGTACATCCTGAATCTGGCCATCGCCGATCAGTGCTTTCTGATCGGGATACCGTTTCTCATCACGACGATGTACCTGGGCGAGTGGACGTTCGGTAATGGGATGTGCAAGGCGTACATGGTGTCGACCTCGATTACGCAGTTCACCTCGTCCATCTTTCTGTTCATCATGTCGGCCGATCGGTACATCGCGGTTTGCCATCCGATCTCGTCGCCCCGCTTCCGGACACCGCTGGTGTCGAAGGTGGTGTCGGCGCTGGCCTGGACCGCGTCCGTTCTCATCATGCTACCGGTGATGCTGTACGCCAACACGATCCACCGGGAGAAGAACAAGATGTCGTGCAACATTATGTGGCCATCGGAGACGGGCGCCAACTCGGGCACCACGTTCACGCTGTACTCACTGATCCTTGGGTTCGCCATACCTCTCTCGTTGATTCTGATGTTTTACTATCTCGTCATCCGGAAGCTGCGAACCGTGGGCCCGAAATCGAAgtcgaaggagaagaaacgcTCGCACCGGAAGGTGACGAAGCTGGTCCTGACCGTCATCACGGTGTACGTGCTGTGCTGGCTGCCGTACTGGATCTCGCAGGTCGCGCTGATCAACTCGCCGCCCGACATCTGCAAATCGCGGCTCGAGATCACGGTGTTCGTGCTGGTCAGCTGGCTCGGGTACAGCAACTCCGCCATGAACCCGATACTGTACGCCTTTTTGAGTGATAACTTCAAGAAAAGCTTCCTGAAGGCGTGCACCTGCGCCAAGGGGAAGGAGATCAATGCACAGCTGCAGATcgagaacagcttctttcCCCGGTTTGCCCGCAACCGGGGCTCGGAGCGGGGTAACTCGACCAAGGTGCTCCCGGCGTCCAACAACCGGCAACAAAGTagaccggtcggtggtggtggtggtggtgattcagggcagcagcagctgctgccccATCACCAgacatcgcagcaaccacagcaacagtcGGGCCACTTGAAGCCATCCAATGATACCAACATGATGCcgcataacaacaacaacaacaacagtagtagtaacgGAACAAACACCAGCTCCAGGGGGGGATCCAACGGCAGAAACGGAATGAGCTacagcaccgccagcatcaTGCCGTGCACCACCTTTGATCAGCCATCCAGTGCCCAGGCCTCATCGACGGCACCGTCAACGAGCGTAACGACCATCCAGTCGTCATCCTCCTCTGTGCGACGCCCATCGGCAACGGATGCGCAACGGTCCCCGtcaccggtgccagtgccgctTGCGAGTCGcggaatggacggacggcCACCGGTACTGCATACGGACCTGTAG